The Clostridium aceticum genomic interval CATATTCTTGTAGAGGAGCAGACTACCGCTGAAGAGATTTTGCAAAAAATAGATCAAGGAGAAGACTTTATCGACTTGGTGGCACTGTATTCTATCGAGCCAGGGGCAGCAGACCGGGGAGGCGACTTAGGTTACTTCCAAAGAGGAGATATGCTACCAGAGTTTGAAGAAGCTGCTTTTTCTCTAGAACCAGGGGAAATAAGCGGTATTGTGGAGACGAGACACGGCTATCATATTATTTTGGTGGAAGATGTTATTCGCGAAATGCAAGAATATGAAGATATTAAAGTGTATTTAATGGAATTTTTAAAAGATCAAGAATATCAAGAACATGTTAGTGCATTGATAGAAAAGGCAGAAATTAACAAAAGGGAAGAATTATAGATAAAAGCAGGTATGAAGGCTACCTGCTTTTTTTATATAAAAAAGTAAATCCTTCCAATGAATAAAAAACAAAGATTGGTAAAATACTATGATTACACTAAAATTTTACTCTAACATTAGGAGGGAATAGTATTGAAGGCTACAGGAATAGTAAGACGTATAGATGACTTAGGCAGAGTAGTAATTCCCAAAGAAATCAGAAGAACTCTTAGGATCAGAGAAGGAGATCCTCTTGAAATATTTACGGATCGAGAAGGGGAGGTTATATTAAAAAAGTATTCCCCTATAGGAGAATTAAGTGAATTTGCTACAGAATATGCAGAGTCCTTACAAGAAGCTTTAGGTCACATTGCAATTATAACTGATAGAGATACAATTATAGCAGTGGCAGGACATTCTAAAAAAGAATATTTAGAAAAACGTATCAGTAAAGCTTTAGAGAAAATGATGGAAGAAAGGGAAGCCGCATTATTTAACGAAGGAGAACAAATGTATCCGATTGCCTCTGATGAAGGGGAGGAAGGGGACTATACAGCCCAAGTGATTGCTCCTATTGTTACACAAGGAGACCCTATAGGAACAGTAATTATTTGTTCAAAGACAAAGGGCTCTAACATGGGAGAAGTTGAGAAAAAGATAGCTACTACAGCTGCAGCTTTTTTATCAAAACAAATGGAACAGTAAGCGTTAAGGCTCCGCAATGTCGGGGCTGTTTTTTTTAGTAAAAGTCTGCTATAATCAATTAGGAAACAAGGGGCTATAGGTAACCTTCACAGAGTTATAGCGAGGATGGAAGACAAAAGGAAGGACAATCTTTGTGAATTAGTGAGGGGAAAATAGATTCTATATTATTGTGGAGGAATGAATATGAAGAAAGATACCTTTTTAAAGGGGGCAGTTATTTTAGGGGCAGCAGGAATGATTGTAAAAGTAATGGGAGCATTTTTTAGAATCCCCTTGGGTTATATTATTGAATCTGAAGGTATGGGCTACTACCAAGTAGGCTATACGGTTTATAACTTTCTGTTAGCTTTTACTGCTGCTGGGTTTCCTACAGCTATATCCAAATTAGTATCAGAAAAGAGAGCAAGAGCAGATTATCAAGGGGCCCATAAGGTTTTTAAGACATCCTTCTATTTATTATTAGGCTTAGGGGCTGTAGGCTCAGTGGCTTTAGCGCTGCTAACCACTTTTTTAGTAAACAATGTGTTTGAGAGTCCAAACGCTTACTATGCAGTGGTGGCACTGGCACCAGCAGTGTTTTTTGTTGCTGTTTTAGCTGCCTTTAGAGGTTATTTCCAAGGTATGCGGGATATGACGCCTACTGCTGTTTCTCAAGTA includes:
- the spoVT gene encoding stage V sporulation protein T, whose protein sequence is MKATGIVRRIDDLGRVVIPKEIRRTLRIREGDPLEIFTDREGEVILKKYSPIGELSEFATEYAESLQEALGHIAIITDRDTIIAVAGHSKKEYLEKRISKALEKMMEEREAALFNEGEQMYPIASDEGEEGDYTAQVIAPIVTQGDPIGTVIICSKTKGSNMGEVEKKIATTAAAFLSKQMEQ